A genomic window from Onychostoma macrolepis isolate SWU-2019 chromosome 22, ASM1243209v1, whole genome shotgun sequence includes:
- the s1pr4 gene encoding sphingosine 1-phosphate receptor 4 encodes MEVLRSFSSASSCPDIYNSTSSSLILEHYNFTGRLQHRKPSKKGVSALTILFLCISILIILENLMVLLAVLFGVRLRRRWIFICIANIALSDLLTGSAYVVNICMSGDHTFKLSPVLWLFREGLLFVALAASIFSLLLIAVERYATMMKPVHQKTATKTYRIYIMVLLCWVTALIIGFLPLMGWNCVCDLRSCSTLLPLYSKSYILFALVIFFIILLTIGALYFAIYCHVRSSTETISLRSSKRSLRLLKAVISIVGVFMVCWGPLFILLLVDFFCYSRNCSTLFNPEWVIAMAVLNSAMNPLIYSFGSLELRKAIATLLCSCCLKAGLCDPKTFMSKETSSTSGSRHSSLRNSFSKVRNLSTSPQPEPRNGKKTRLSSTTSCLSASSG; translated from the coding sequence ATGGAGGTCCTGCGTTCTTTCAGCTCAGCCTCTTCCTGTCCCGACATCTACAACAGCACCAGCAGCAGTCTCATCCTGGAGCATTACAACTTCACTGGACGCCTCCAACACCGCAAGCCCTCAAAGAAGGGCGTGAGTGCCCTCACCATCCTGTTCCTGTGCATCAGCATCTTAATCATCCTGGAGAACCTCATGGTGCTGCTGGCCGTGCTGTTCGGTGTCCGTCTGCGTCGTCGCTGGATATTCATCTGCATCGCCAACATCGCGCTGAGCGACTTGCTGACGGGATCCGCCTATGTGGTCAACATCTGCATGTCTGGCGACCACACCTTCAAGCTAAGCCCAGTTCTGTGGTTGTTCCGCGAAGGACTTTTGTTTGTAGCTTTGGCGGCATCCATATTCAGCCTACTCTTGATTGCAGTGGAGCGCTACGCCACTATGATGAAGCCCGTCCACCAGAAAACCGCCACAAAGACTTACCGAATCTACATAATGGTGCTGCTCTGCTGGGTAACAGCGCTCATAATCGGATTCCTTCCGCTGATGGGATGGAACTGCGTTTGCGATCTAAGAAGTTGCTCCACGCTGCTGCCGCTCTACTCCAAGAGCTACATCTTGTTCGCCCTGGTCATCTTCTTCATAATCCTGCTTACAATCGGCGCTCTCTATTTCGCCATCTACTGCCACGTCCGCAGTAGCACTGAGACCATATCCTTACGCAGCAGCAAGCGCTCACTGCGCCTCCTGAAAGCCGTCATCTCCATCGTTGGAGTCTTCATGGTGTGTTGGGGTCCTTTGTTCATCCTCCTGTTGGTGGACTTCTTCTGCTACTCTCGTAATTGCAGCACACTCTTCAATCCTGAATGGGTCATCGCCATGGCCGTGCTCAACTCGGCCATGAACCCGCTCATTTACTCATTCGGCAGCCTGGAGCTGCGCAAAGCCATCGCGACGCTCCTGTGTTCCTGCTGTCTGAAGGCGGGACTGTGCGACCCCAAGACCTTCATGTCCAAGGAGACATCCAGTACCTCCGGGAGTCGACATAGCAGTCTGCGCAACAGCTTCAGCAAGGTACGAAACCTGAGCACCAGCCCTCAGCCTGAACCCAGGAACGGCAAGAAAACACGCCTCAGCTCCACCACTTCTTGTTTATCTGCATCGAGCGGTTAA